One genomic segment of Hordeum vulgare subsp. vulgare chromosome 2H, MorexV3_pseudomolecules_assembly, whole genome shotgun sequence includes these proteins:
- the LOC123426717 gene encoding protein PHLOEM UNLOADING MODULATOR-like: MARAKAPRRKPPQAVSRRLLGFCGLSFAAGLYVGIDYLRYLSPTWHQRLQPVLWAALALAAAARAPFYRHWDVELRAVLPFLGSIVFMLGAFLVEMISVRFVSALMGLQWHGSAAPLPDTGQWLLLALNEKLPGSVVDLLRAHVITLHHYLMLFMMLGFSVLFDCIKAPGLGIATRYMFTMAVGRLLRTATFVGTILPSARPWCAAGRYQIPGHPHPWAQKYYVPYASDSHAIRAVIDNDMAYADVQAYPDEYSPDWGRMSFLVDILRPTPGEGPAWYHLLKKASGGCNDLMYSGHMLVAVLTAMAWTEAYGGWISVAIWFLVLHSAQREIRERHHYTVDCVVAIYVGILLWRMTRFIWSARDASRARRLAKLEEVQSRLIHAAKDADINEIRDLLKEVELAGHDKPGFSQRAILAFAAATIIFTLTCVVLALTLTSDG, encoded by the exons ATGGCGAGGGCGAAGGCACCGAGGCGGAAGCCGCCGCAGGCGGTTTCCCGACGGCTCCTCGGATTTTGCGGGCTGAGCTTCGCGGCGGGGTTGTACGTGGGGATTGACTACCTGCGGTACCTCTCGCCGACATGGCACCAGCGGCTGCAGCCGGTGCTCTGGGCGGCGCTGgcgctcgccgccgccgcgcgcGCACCGTTCTACCGCCACTGGGATGTCGAGCTCCGGGCGGTGCTTCCCTTCCTCGGTTCAATCGTCTTCATGCTCGGCGCCTTCCTCGTCGAGATGATCTCCGTCCGCTTCGTCTCCGCTCTGATGGGGCTCCAGTGGCACGG ATCTGCTGCTCCACTTCCTGACACTGGCCAATGGCTGCTTCTAGCTTTGAATGAGAAGCTTCCTGGAAGTGTTGTTGATCTATTGAGAGCTCATGTTATCACTCTTCACCATTATTTGATGTTATTTATGATGTTGGGGTTCTCAGTGCTGTTTGATTGCATCAAGGCTCCTGGTCTTGGAATAGCCACAAGATATATGTTCACCATGGCAGTCGGACGGTTGCTCCGGACGGCAACTTTTGTTGGTACAATTCTTCCATCTGCGAGACCTTGGTGCGCTGCAGGCCGTTATCAAATACCTGGGCACCCTCATCCCTGGGCGCAAAAATATTATGTTCCATATGCTTCTGATTCACATGCTATTCGTGCGGTCATAGACAATGATATGGCTTATG CTGATGTTCAAGCTTACCCTGATGAGTACAGTCCTGACTGGGGTCGGATGAGTTTCTTAGTAGACATTTTGAGGCCAACCCCTGGAGAGGGGCCTGCATGGTACCATCTGTTGAAAAAAGCCAGTGGAGGTTGCAATGATCTTATGTATAGTGGGCACATGCTTGTCGCTGTTCTTACTGCCATGGCGTGGACG GAAGCTTACGGGGGATGGATTTCTGTTGCAATATGGTTTCTTGTCCTGCACAGTGCACAAAGGGAGATACGTGAACGACATCATTACACTGTGGACTGCGTCGTGGCAATCTATGTCGGAATCCTCTTGTGGAGGATGACACGGTTCAtctggtctgctagagatgccagCCGAGCTAGAAGGCTTGCTAAGCTTGAAGAGGTTCAGAGCAGGCTAATTCATGCAGCAAAGGACGCAGACATCAATGAGATCCGGGATCTGCTGAAGGAGGTCGAGCTAGCAGGCCATGACAAGCCTGGCTTTTCACAGAGAGCCATCCTGGCCTTTGCTGCAGCTACAATTATTTTCACGCTGACCTGTGTTGTCCTTGCCCTTACTTTAACCAGCGACGGGTGA